In the Triticum aestivum cultivar Chinese Spring chromosome 2B, IWGSC CS RefSeq v2.1, whole genome shotgun sequence genome, AAAACATAGCTCGAGGCTAAAATTACAAGATCACGAGAAATCATGAGGAGAGGTAATCGCCTCAATATGATTCCTTATCAACATGTTCTTTAAACCGAATATTTCGTAGCTTAAAATCCATACAGTCCTAAATAGTAGTTAAGGTGGGGAGGTCCCTATTCCTATGACAACAACATTCCTAGAAATCCTTCGATCCTCTCCCTTCAGACCTGCTGTTACAACATGTCAATCTTACACCCTTTACACGCCAATAAGAACTCATGGAGCTTGGGTGCCAACGCCAGTCACTAGTACCATTATACAGAGTTACTCCCCCGTTAAAAAATATAAGATATTTTACTACCTTTTTTTGAATCAGATGTATATAAACATGTTTTAGTTTGTTTGTCCATTTATTTTTGTATGTAATTTGTATTGAAATACCCAAACATCTTATATTTACGAACCAAGAGATTACATGTTAGGGCCCGTTTGGATTAGCGTTTCCGATCGTTTTCTGCCCGATATAAGATACGGACCTCCTCTGGTCGTTTTCGTTTCAGGCTAATATTAAGTGTTGACCTGTAACTTACACCTGTAAAATAAATACAGGTGTATAAAATTACCCCTATTCTAAGTGGGGCCTTAAGAAGGATACTTACAAAAATGATAGGCATATGAAATCTATGCAAAAGAAAGAGCTGCCTCGAGTCAAAATTCAGTAAAATCTGCAAATTCATACTCGACCAGTCGACCCATGTGCCCTGGCGAGCGtcgaccccgcatgtcagcctcccTGACCCCCCACCGCGCCAGACGCCTCCTTACACGGGCGCTACACGCTTTGAAATTTCAAAATGGCACCGCTACTGCTACCATCCTATTCCTTCCCCCAAACTTCTCAATTCCCCAACAAAATCCAACACCGCCACTGCCTCCTCTAGTCCTCTCCCACATCACCACGGCCTGCCCCCTTGCCGGCGACATGAGAGCGGCCCCCGCCACCGCCTCCGGCGCGGCGGCCTTCCCCACCCCCGCCGACGTCGCCCTCGCCGGCGCGCTGCTCTGCCTCGCCGACTCCCCGCCCGCGCCGCTCCTCCCCACCGTCAGGTAGGTAATCATCCGCCGTACCGCTACTGGTTTTCCGCCCGCACCCGCTTCCGCGTGCTCACCGCCCCATGCGCGTCTCCGCAATTGCAGCGACGAGCTCCCCTCCtactccggctcctcctcctcctactccgtCACCTCGGCGAGGTCGTGCGTGTCCGACGCGGCGCGCCGCAGCCGCCCCATTGACCCCCTACGCGTGCTCGCCGTCATCGCCTCCCTCCGCCGCATCGACCCCAAGGTAAGCAACAATCGCTCGTCTGCTAGTTCGCGGTTTGTCCGCCGTGCCTGTCTTCTGTAGTGATGTGCTGATCGATGGTTCTGGTCGGTGGCTCTAGGTACTGGCGCAGGCGACCAGCAAGCTGTTCCAGGGCGAGCCGGCGAAGAGGCGGAAGGGAGTGTGGATCGAGGTCATcaacggcgaggaggaggacggggaggagaGCGAGAGGGCCAGCGTGGTGGCCAGCGAGGGGAGCACCATCACGGGAGCCGCGTCCTCCCGCTCCACGGCCACGTCGGGGAGATGCCGCCGACCTCCGCTGGCGAGCGGTGGTTGTGAGAGTCTGGTGCGGAGAGCGGACTCGATCATGAAGTGGCTCTCGCGGCCGAAGGCGGCACCGGCCACGGAGACGGCCATCCGCGCCGCCGTCGGCGACAACGCTGTAACCAGCAAGGCTCTGCGCTGGTGAGTAGGCCAATTCCTCTAACCAACTATCGTATCTGAAGATGTTCTGAAATTTGTTGCCTGACTCtctgtttgtttttttgttttttgttttttgcggGGGCCTGACTCTCTGTTTGGAATCCGCAGGTTGCTGAAGCAGAAGAGAGGGTTGCGTCGTGCAGGCACTGGTGGCCGCCCGGATCCGTATGTGTACATGGTACGTGAAATCTGTGCCACACAGTTTGCGTTTGGATGATGATTTGATTTCTGAAGGTAGCTGAATATAAGCTATGACTGAATCAATATAACTGAGAGTCAGTGTCCAACTTCTAGATAGAGTTAGGGAGTTGTTACTTATTGGAGTAGTAATTTCCAGTTACCAAGTAGAGAGCAAGTGGAATCTGAAAACCATTGTAAAATTTGATTAACTGATCCTAGTTCCACTCACAGCCTCAGTTTTATAATTCTGGAAGCCCCATTAATTGAACCCTGAACCCCGCAAATTTTGTGGCAAGCTTGATGTCTGACGATCAACTTGGTAATCCAGGTCCTTTAGTAATTATTTTGATCACATTCTGAGACTTCTAACTTAGCTGCATGCCTACTTTACTTACCAATTCCCAGGCTTCTCATGTATACTAATTGTTTCTATAATTTTTCAGATTGCAGGCTGAAGTGGTGAAGTTAAGTAAGCTGTGTTATAGCAAGGAGTTGGCACCTATATATATATCTACTGGAAAGGTCAAGTTAGCTTTTGAAGAGTATTTAGTAATTTCTAGCACCTGCTGTTTAATCGATCCAGTTTTGCCTAGCCTCCCCGCAGATAACAAATGTAGGATAGGGATAGATATTTACGTGTTCGCAATAGCTTGCAAAGCACTGGTGAAAAGCTCTTGGATAGAAAGGTAAATGGATAGTCATATAGATGGCAGTTTCATGATTATGAAGTCATTATTCATGTATGTTGAGAATCAGTATAATCCTCGCAAGAAGCATGAGAAATAATTGGTACTGTTGGAATCAGTATAATAAAAATATAATGAGTTCAGTTTCGGGGTAGTGGTTTGCAGAGAATTTATCATCTGGCTTTCCTCTGTGAGGCCATGTGGTATGCTGTTGAAATTGTCTCATTTGATATTATGATATTCAATTATTTCATGTGCTTCAGTTTACCTAAACTGATCTGCTTGCGGTGTTTTGACTCTTGGGAAACAAGACTTAGAAGACATGTCTTTGCTTCCCATTGTAGTATTATATATAAGGACGGGCAAAGCCACAACCTCAATGGCCTTTTATTTCAAGTTTCTTAAAAGTCTGAGGTGCTATGATAAACATACACTACGTTATGATTTATTCTAAAAGTTGAAACAACTGATCCTCCTGGATCCTGTTTGCAATCCTAGCTCCTCTTCTTCTCCGAGAGCATGTTCTTGAACCACAAGGCTGAGTCCTTGGGGTACCTCTTCAGAGTATTGAAGTCCACATAGGCGATGCCGAAACGGGCAGTGTAGCCGAGTCTCCACTCGAAGTTGTCAAGCAGAGACCAAGCGAAGTACCCAACCACTCGGGCGCCATTGTCTATCGCCTTCTTGAGCTCGGTTATGTAGTCTCTGTAGTAGCGGATCCTTATTGTGTCGTGAACACCGTCAGCGATGCTGACGTTGCCCGGCTGGTCCATTCCTGTCAGATCATAAGCATTGATCATTTGTGTCCTTGTTAGTTGAGAACGACAAGTTATAATTTGTTGTTTAATTGAAAGAGACAGTTATCAGTTGAGATCAGCAGTACCGTTTTCAGAAAGGATCATTGTAGGATTTCCATATCTTTCTTTAACATAGGTCACGGCCTTGTTCATTCCCCATGGCACAATGTAAAGCCAGTCGGAGTTTGCCTACATAGATTCAACCAATTTACAGTTACAAAAATTCCTCAGAGGCTCTGCACTACTCCACGTACGGAGTACTACAGTATACCCATATTACATAAGATAAACCTAGAACTGCACTTACACGAGGTCCAATAGGCACACCATTTCGTTCATCTGCAAAGACATACACATCATGAGGATCTGAGAATGTGAAGAAATATGGAGCAGAAGGATTTGGAGTGAAGGTGCAAGATCTCACAGACAAATCCAACATGCCAATCATCCTGGTAACTGACCGGCGTCAGGTTCCATGCCCCTGGGTCCTTCATGTAGTAAGAAGTGTACTGGTTGATACCAACATAGTCAATGGAGCCTTTCACCATCCTGGACTCGTTGGTACTGAAGCCCGGCAACCTGTTCCCGACAATCTTGAGCATCGACGATGGATAGCGACCATTGGTAATGGGGTCAAGGAACCTGCTAGGATAATATATATTCAGTTTGCATGCCTCCAAACAAAGTTAGTGACAGTTGGTGGGTAGACCCTGTGTTGCAATCTGAACTTCTGAAGCAAAATTTTATCCTGGATGAAATGGTTTCAGGGTCTTACCATCCAATGTGGAAGTCCCTTGCCCTCTGCGCCGCACCTTGATCCGCGTTGCTGTTGCTGTGAGGTTCGTACCACACGAAATCCAGGAGAATCCCAATCCTCCCCTTCTGGTGAGGCTGTTAAATAGAATGAACACAGTTCACATTCACTCCCGGGCACTGCCATCGAATCTATGGGCATTCAAGTGAAAAATGACTTAGGTACAGTCTCTACCTGATACTTCTCACGGTATCGCTGCACCGCTGCGGAGTGCGAAAGGATGATATTGTGCGTGACAATGTACGGCTCAGTCCTGGAATCGCCTCCTGCAGGGCACTTGGAACACCTCCCCGGCGCATGTAAGCCATTGTCATAGCCCAGAGCGGCGATGACCCTCGGC is a window encoding:
- the LOC123043913 gene encoding uncharacterized protein, which translates into the protein MRAAPATASGAAAFPTPADVALAGALLCLADSPPAPLLPTVSDELPSYSGSSSSYSVTSARSCVSDAARRSRPIDPLRVLAVIASLRRIDPKVLAQATSKLFQGEPAKRRKGVWIEVINGEEEDGEESERASVVASEGSTITGAASSRSTATSGRCRRPPLASGGCESLVRRADSIMKWLSRPKAAPATETAIRAAVGDNAVTSKALRWLLKQKRGLRRAGTGGRPDPYVYMIAG
- the LOC101290610 gene encoding beta-glucosidase 26, which translates into the protein MRSSAALLLVVVLAVAPHLLPLAQCDGPNPEIHNTGGLSRQGFPAGFVFGTAASAYQVEGMARLGGRGPSIWDAFAAIPGTIAGNGTADVTVDEYHRYKEDVGIMKDMGFDAYRFSISWSRIFPDGTGKVNQEGVDYYNRLIDYMLQQGITPYVNLYHYDLPLALHQQYLGWLSPKIVGAFADYAEFCFKVFGDRVKNWFTFNEPRVIAALGYDNGLHAPGRCSKCPAGGDSRTEPYIVTHNIILSHSAAVQRYREKYQPHQKGRIGILLDFVWYEPHSNSNADQGAAQRARDFHIGWFLDPITNGRYPSSMLKIVGNRLPGFSTNESRMVKGSIDYVGINQYTSYYMKDPGAWNLTPVSYQDDWHVGFVYERNGVPIGPRANSDWLYIVPWGMNKAVTYVKERYGNPTMILSENGMDQPGNVSIADGVHDTIRIRYYRDYITELKKAIDNGARVVGYFAWSLLDNFEWRLGYTARFGIAYVDFNTLKRYPKDSALWFKNMLSEKKRS